In one Alnus glutinosa chromosome 14, dhAlnGlut1.1, whole genome shotgun sequence genomic region, the following are encoded:
- the LOC133857068 gene encoding probable LRR receptor-like serine/threonine-protein kinase At5g48740 isoform X1, translated as MDVRVLWVGFFLFCGFLIGGFCDQEGFLSLSCGGTTSYIDSLNISWVPDGEYVSTGKISSSSSVPIRVFPDSQGRKCYRLPVNNASSLVLVRAQFLYQNYDGLGKPPAFSVSLGTAITSKINLSTNDPWTEEFVWPVNKETLSFCLLAVQDGGSPVISSLEVRPLPQGAYASGMGDFPNKSLRKSYRINCGYPNGSLRYPLDPYDRIWGADQNFTPFHVSAGFMIQRSFNLSGLREDPPAPVLHTARVLARRKVLTYNLPLDTLGDYYIVLYFAGIVPVSPSFDVVINGDVVQSNFTIKLSEVSALYFTRKEIKSLNITLKSISYYPQVNAIEVYEIVDIPPEVSSTTVSALQVIQQSTGLDLGWQDDPCSPSPWDHIGCEGSIVTSLELSEINLRSMSPTFGDLLDLKTLDLHNTSLTGEIQNLGSLQELEKLNLSFNQLTSFGLELENLVRLQILDLQNNSLQDIVPDSLGELVDLHLLNLENNKLQGTLPQSLKRENLEIRTSGNLCLSFSTMTCNDVSSNPSIETPQVTIFPKRKHTGPNHVAIIAGAAAGAILALLFISLIVFLFIKKKRTEVTYVSRAATEMRNWNAAKVFSYKEIKGATNNFKEVIGRGSFGSVYLGKLPDGKLVAVKVRFDKSQLGADSFINEVYLLSRIRHQNLVCLEGFCQESKQQILVYEYLHGGSLADHLYGANSKKASLSWIRRLKIAVDAAKGLDYLHNGNEPRIIHRDVKCSNILLDMEMNAKVCDFGLSKQITQADATHVTTVVKGTAGYLDPEYYSTQQLTEKSDVYSFGVVLLELICGREPLIHSGTPDSFNLVLWAKPYLQAGAFEIVDESIVGTFDVESMRKAALIAVRSVERDASQRPTIAEVLAELKEAYSIQLSYLASCEHVS; from the exons ATGGACGTGCGCGTTTTGTGGGTCGGCTTCTTTCTGTTCTGTGGCTTTTTGATTGGTGGTTTCTGTGACCAAGAGG GTTTCTTGAGCTTATCTTGCGGTGGAACTACCAGCTATATTGATTCATTGAACATATCATGGGTCCCGGATGGTGAATATGTAAGCACAGGCAAAATCTCCTCCTCATCCAGTGTCCCAATCCGGGTTTTCCCAGATTCCCAGGGTCGCAAGTGTTATAGACTACCAGTAAACAATGCTTCGTCTTTGGTGCTTGTAAGAGCCCAATTTCTGTACCAAAACTATGATGGACTTGGGAAACCCCCTGCATTCTCTGTTTCTCTTGGGACAGCCATTACAAGCAAAATAAACCTCAGTACTAACGATCCATGGACAGAAGAATTTGTGTGGCCAGTTAATAAGGAAACACTCTCCTTCTGTTTGCTTGCTGTTCAGGATGGTGGATCTCCTGTCATTTCTTCGCTTGAAGTACGGCCACTTCCTCAAGGAGCTTATGCAAGTGGCATGGGAGATTTCCCCAATAAGTCACTTAGAAAGAGTTATCGAATCAATTGTGGTTATCCCAACGGCTCATTGCG GTATCCTTTGGATCCATATGATCGTATATGGGGTGCTGATCAAAACTTTACGCCCTTTCACGTTTCTGCTGGGTTTATGATTCAACGAAGCTTCAATCTGTCTGGTCTTAGAGAGGATCCGCCTGCTCCTGTTCTTCACACTGCACGAGTTTTGGCACGACGGAAAGTGTTGACATATAACCTTCCTCTTGACACCCTTGGAGACTACTACATTGTCCTCTATTTTGCTGGGATTGTTCCTGTGTCACCTTCATTTGATGTAGTAATCAATGGGGATGTTGTACAGTCAAACTTCACTATAAAACTGTCAGAGGTCAGTGCTCTGTACTTCACTCGGAAGGAAATTAAGAGCTTGAACATCACGCTAAAGAGTATCAGTTACTATCCTCAAGTCAATGCTATTGAGGTGTATGAGATAGTTGATATTCCACCGGAAGTTTCCTCAACAACAG TTTCGGCACTTCAGGTTATTCAGCAGTCCACTGGTTTAGATCTGGGATGGCAAGATGATCCATGCTCTCCTTCACCATGGGATCATATTGGCTGTGAAGGAAGCATTGTTACATCACT GGAGCTTTCAGAGATCAATCTGAGGTCAATGAGTCCAACATTTGGTGACTTGTTGGATCTTAAAACACT GGATTTGCATAACACTTCGCTTACTGGTGAGATACAGAATTTGGGTAGCTTACAAGAACTTGAGAAATT GAACCTGAGTTTCAATCAGCTAACATCCTTTGGTTTGGAGTTGGAGAACTTGGTTCGCCTTCAAATTCT GGACTTGCAAAATAATAGTTTACAGGATATAGTTCCTGACAGCTTGGGAGAGTTGGTGGACCTTCACTTACT GAATCTGGAAAACAACAAACTACAAGGTACCCTCCCACAGtctttgaaaagagaaaatttggAAATTAG AACTTCAGGGAATTTGTGCCTTTCCTTCTCCACAATGACATGCAATGACGTTTCATCCAACCCTTCAATTGAGACACCCCAAGTTACTATATTTCCCAAAAGGAAGCACACTGGACCTAATCATGTAGCAATTATAGCTGGTGCAGCTGCTGGAGCCATACTTGctcttctcttcatttctcTTATAGTATTCTtgtttataaagaaaaagagaactgAAGTCACATATGTATCAA gGGCAGCAACAGAGATGCGAAACTGGAATGCAGCTAAAGTATTTTCCTACAAGGAAATCAAAGGAGCTACAAACAACTTTAAGGAGGTTATAGGACGTGGAAGTTTCGGATCTGTTTACCTTGGAAAGCTTCCAGATGGAAAATTAGTAGCTGTGAAAGTCCGGTTTGATAAAAGTCAACTTGGGGCTGATTCTTTTATCAATGAG GTCTATCTATTGTCACGAATTCGCCATCAAAATCTTGTATGTTTGGAAGGATTCTGTCAGGAATCGAAGCAGCAAATACTAGTGTATGAGTATCTACATGGAGGATCATTGGCTGATCATCTGTATG GTGCAAACAGCAAAAAAGCTTCATTAAGCTGGATTCGGAGACTGAAAATTGCTGTCGATGCTGCAAAAG GATTGGACTATTTACACAATGGAAACGAACCACGAATCATACACCGTGATGTGAAGTGCAGTAACATCCTTTTGGACATGGAAATGAATGCCAAGGTCTGTGACTTTGGCCTCTCTAAACAAATAACTCAGGCAGATGCAACTCATGTGACGACTGTTGTCAAGGGCACCGCTGGGTATCTAGATCCTGA ATATTATTCCACCCAACAGCTGACCGAGAAAAGTGACGTTTACAGCTTTGGGGTTGTTCTTTTGGAGCTCATTTGTGGGAGAGAACCATTAATTCACTCAGGAACTCCAGACTCATTCAATTTGGTATTATGG GCCAAGCCCTACCTACAGGCAGGCGCATTTGAGATTGTTGATGAGAGCATAGTGGGAACTTTTGACGTAGAGAGCATGAGAAAGGCAGCCTTAATTGCTGTGAGGTCAGTAGAGAGGGATGCATCACAAAGACCAACAATTGCTGAAGTATTGGCAGAGCTGAAAGAAGCCTACAGCATTCAGCTATCTTACCTTGCATCTTGTGAACATGTCAGCTGA
- the LOC133857068 gene encoding probable LRR receptor-like serine/threonine-protein kinase At5g48740 isoform X2 produces the protein MDVRVLWVGFFLFCGFLIGGFCDQEGFLSLSCGGTTSYIDSLNISWVPDGEYVSTGKISSSSSVPIRVFPDSQGRKCYRLPVNNASSLVLVRAQFLYQNYDGLGKPPAFSVSLGTAITSKINLSTNDPWTEEFVWPVNKETLSFCLLAVQDGGSPVISSLEVRPLPQGAYASGMGDFPNKSLRKSYRINCGYPNGSLRYPLDPYDRIWGADQNFTPFHVSAGFMIQRSFNLSGLREDPPAPVLHTARVLARRKVLTYNLPLDTLGDYYIVLYFAGIVPVSPSFDVVINGDVVQSNFTIKLSEVSALYFTRKEIKSLNITLKSISYYPQVNAIEVYEIVDIPPEVSSTTVSALQVIQQSTGLDLGWQDDPCSPSPWDHIGCEGSIVTSLELSEINLRSMSPTFGDLLDLKTLDLHNTSLTGEIQNLGSLQELEKLNLSFNQLTSFGLELENLVRLQILDLQNNSLQDIVPDSLGELVDLHLLNLENNKLQGTLPQSLKRENLEIRTSGNLCLSFSTMTCNDVSSNPSIETPQVTIFPKRKHTGPNHVAIIAGAAAGAILALLFISLIVFLFIKKKRTEVTYVSTTEMRNWNAAKVFSYKEIKGATNNFKEVIGRGSFGSVYLGKLPDGKLVAVKVRFDKSQLGADSFINEVYLLSRIRHQNLVCLEGFCQESKQQILVYEYLHGGSLADHLYGANSKKASLSWIRRLKIAVDAAKGLDYLHNGNEPRIIHRDVKCSNILLDMEMNAKVCDFGLSKQITQADATHVTTVVKGTAGYLDPEYYSTQQLTEKSDVYSFGVVLLELICGREPLIHSGTPDSFNLVLWAKPYLQAGAFEIVDESIVGTFDVESMRKAALIAVRSVERDASQRPTIAEVLAELKEAYSIQLSYLASCEHVS, from the exons ATGGACGTGCGCGTTTTGTGGGTCGGCTTCTTTCTGTTCTGTGGCTTTTTGATTGGTGGTTTCTGTGACCAAGAGG GTTTCTTGAGCTTATCTTGCGGTGGAACTACCAGCTATATTGATTCATTGAACATATCATGGGTCCCGGATGGTGAATATGTAAGCACAGGCAAAATCTCCTCCTCATCCAGTGTCCCAATCCGGGTTTTCCCAGATTCCCAGGGTCGCAAGTGTTATAGACTACCAGTAAACAATGCTTCGTCTTTGGTGCTTGTAAGAGCCCAATTTCTGTACCAAAACTATGATGGACTTGGGAAACCCCCTGCATTCTCTGTTTCTCTTGGGACAGCCATTACAAGCAAAATAAACCTCAGTACTAACGATCCATGGACAGAAGAATTTGTGTGGCCAGTTAATAAGGAAACACTCTCCTTCTGTTTGCTTGCTGTTCAGGATGGTGGATCTCCTGTCATTTCTTCGCTTGAAGTACGGCCACTTCCTCAAGGAGCTTATGCAAGTGGCATGGGAGATTTCCCCAATAAGTCACTTAGAAAGAGTTATCGAATCAATTGTGGTTATCCCAACGGCTCATTGCG GTATCCTTTGGATCCATATGATCGTATATGGGGTGCTGATCAAAACTTTACGCCCTTTCACGTTTCTGCTGGGTTTATGATTCAACGAAGCTTCAATCTGTCTGGTCTTAGAGAGGATCCGCCTGCTCCTGTTCTTCACACTGCACGAGTTTTGGCACGACGGAAAGTGTTGACATATAACCTTCCTCTTGACACCCTTGGAGACTACTACATTGTCCTCTATTTTGCTGGGATTGTTCCTGTGTCACCTTCATTTGATGTAGTAATCAATGGGGATGTTGTACAGTCAAACTTCACTATAAAACTGTCAGAGGTCAGTGCTCTGTACTTCACTCGGAAGGAAATTAAGAGCTTGAACATCACGCTAAAGAGTATCAGTTACTATCCTCAAGTCAATGCTATTGAGGTGTATGAGATAGTTGATATTCCACCGGAAGTTTCCTCAACAACAG TTTCGGCACTTCAGGTTATTCAGCAGTCCACTGGTTTAGATCTGGGATGGCAAGATGATCCATGCTCTCCTTCACCATGGGATCATATTGGCTGTGAAGGAAGCATTGTTACATCACT GGAGCTTTCAGAGATCAATCTGAGGTCAATGAGTCCAACATTTGGTGACTTGTTGGATCTTAAAACACT GGATTTGCATAACACTTCGCTTACTGGTGAGATACAGAATTTGGGTAGCTTACAAGAACTTGAGAAATT GAACCTGAGTTTCAATCAGCTAACATCCTTTGGTTTGGAGTTGGAGAACTTGGTTCGCCTTCAAATTCT GGACTTGCAAAATAATAGTTTACAGGATATAGTTCCTGACAGCTTGGGAGAGTTGGTGGACCTTCACTTACT GAATCTGGAAAACAACAAACTACAAGGTACCCTCCCACAGtctttgaaaagagaaaatttggAAATTAG AACTTCAGGGAATTTGTGCCTTTCCTTCTCCACAATGACATGCAATGACGTTTCATCCAACCCTTCAATTGAGACACCCCAAGTTACTATATTTCCCAAAAGGAAGCACACTGGACCTAATCATGTAGCAATTATAGCTGGTGCAGCTGCTGGAGCCATACTTGctcttctcttcatttctcTTATAGTATTCTtgtttataaagaaaaagagaactgAAGTCACATATGTATCAA CAACAGAGATGCGAAACTGGAATGCAGCTAAAGTATTTTCCTACAAGGAAATCAAAGGAGCTACAAACAACTTTAAGGAGGTTATAGGACGTGGAAGTTTCGGATCTGTTTACCTTGGAAAGCTTCCAGATGGAAAATTAGTAGCTGTGAAAGTCCGGTTTGATAAAAGTCAACTTGGGGCTGATTCTTTTATCAATGAG GTCTATCTATTGTCACGAATTCGCCATCAAAATCTTGTATGTTTGGAAGGATTCTGTCAGGAATCGAAGCAGCAAATACTAGTGTATGAGTATCTACATGGAGGATCATTGGCTGATCATCTGTATG GTGCAAACAGCAAAAAAGCTTCATTAAGCTGGATTCGGAGACTGAAAATTGCTGTCGATGCTGCAAAAG GATTGGACTATTTACACAATGGAAACGAACCACGAATCATACACCGTGATGTGAAGTGCAGTAACATCCTTTTGGACATGGAAATGAATGCCAAGGTCTGTGACTTTGGCCTCTCTAAACAAATAACTCAGGCAGATGCAACTCATGTGACGACTGTTGTCAAGGGCACCGCTGGGTATCTAGATCCTGA ATATTATTCCACCCAACAGCTGACCGAGAAAAGTGACGTTTACAGCTTTGGGGTTGTTCTTTTGGAGCTCATTTGTGGGAGAGAACCATTAATTCACTCAGGAACTCCAGACTCATTCAATTTGGTATTATGG GCCAAGCCCTACCTACAGGCAGGCGCATTTGAGATTGTTGATGAGAGCATAGTGGGAACTTTTGACGTAGAGAGCATGAGAAAGGCAGCCTTAATTGCTGTGAGGTCAGTAGAGAGGGATGCATCACAAAGACCAACAATTGCTGAAGTATTGGCAGAGCTGAAAGAAGCCTACAGCATTCAGCTATCTTACCTTGCATCTTGTGAACATGTCAGCTGA